Proteins found in one Arachis stenosperma cultivar V10309 chromosome 8, arast.V10309.gnm1.PFL2, whole genome shotgun sequence genomic segment:
- the LOC130945761 gene encoding dehydration-responsive element-binding protein 1F-like, which translates to MEFENNEESLYYYSSSSSLSSSTSSQTQLSAISPPPSSSPSRSQKKRSGRKKFREMRHPVYRGVRRRNGNKWVCEVREPIKKSRIWLGTYPTPEMAARAHDAAVLALRGTSATFNFPLSVPLLPLAESSSPQHIREAASKAAQQTSSNNDITNPPVSSSNMNLSVGVDGGGGVGSRFFDEEAMFNMPALLDSMAEGLLITPPSMKRGAFHDDDEFQTDLTLWNFD; encoded by the coding sequence ATGGAGTTTGAGAATAACGAAGAATCACTTTATtactattcttcttcttcatcactaTCTTCTTCCACTTCATCTCAAACCCAACTCTCGGCCATCAGCCCACCGCCATCGTCGTCGCCATCACGCAGTCAGAAGAAGAGATCAGGGAGGAAGAAGTTCCGAGAGATGCGACACCCGGTGTACAGGGGTGTCCGGCGGAGGAACGGCAACAAGTGGGTGTGCGAAGTGAGAGAACCAATCAAGAAATCAAGAATATGGCTCGGAACTTACCCTACCCCTGAAATGGCCGCTAGGGCACACGACGCCGCAGTTCTGGCACTTAGAGGCACCTCAGCCACCTTCAATTTCCCTCTCTCCGTCCCCCTTCTTCCCCTTGCCGAGTCATCTTCACCTCAACATATTCGAGAAGCTGCTTCCAAAGCCGCACAACAAACTAGCAGTAATAATGATATTACTAACCCTCCTGTTTCTTCTTCGAATATGAATCTTTCTGTTGGTGttgatggtggtggtggagtGGGGTCGAGGTTCTTTGATGAGGAGGCAATGTTTAACATGCCTGCATTGCTTGATAGCATGGCGGAGGGTTTGCTTATAACACCACCGTCCATGAAGCGAGGAGCttttcatgatgatgatgaatttcAAACTGACCTCACTCTCTGGAATTTCGACTAA
- the LOC130945759 gene encoding protein MAIN-LIKE 2-like, with amino-acid sequence MRLDERYVPYLQMAGLYHLARLNDRWFRLYEPLVSAFVERWRPETHTFHMPFGECTITLQDIAYQLGLPVDGDYVSGCLTDFHFYIECGRPAWQWFHELLGVVPPENQVQKFAVNCTWFQETFGECPDGADEETVRRFVRAYIMMLLGTQLFTDKSGNRIHIRWLPYVARLEKMGQYSWGSAALAWLYRCMCRVANRHVVKLAGPLQLLQSWIFWRFPTFRPSGYDEISWPLALRWSGYNPGISNKGPRVQMARLKIDLLQPRDFIWMPYSALDVI; translated from the exons ATGCGTCTTGATGAGAGGTACGTTCCGTACTTGCAGATGGCCGGATTGTACCATCTTGCGAGACTGAACGACAGATGGTTCCGACTATACGAGCCCCTAGTCAGCGCATTCGTCGAGAGGTGGCGGCCTGAGACGCACACCTTCCACATGCCGTTCGGAGAGTGCACCATCACGCTTCAGGACATCGCATACCAGCTGGGGTTGCCAGTGGACGGAGATTACGTCAGTGGTTGCCTGACAGACTTCCACTTTTACATTGAGTGTGGGAGGCCAGCTTGGCAGTGGTTCCATGAGTTGCTCGGTGTTGTACCTCCCGAGAACCAGGTGCAGAAATTCGCAGTTAACTGCACCTGGTTTCAGGAGACCTTTGGAGAGTGTCCAGACGGGGCTGATGAGGAGACAGTTAGGCGCTTTGTCCGTGCCTATATCATGATGTTATTGGGCACGCAGCTGTTTACCGACAAGTCCGGCAATCGTATACACATCAGATGGCTGCCCTATGTTGCTCGGCTTGAGAAGATGGGTCAGTATAGTTGGGGGTCGGCGGCACTAGCATGGTTGTACCGGTGCATGTGCCGAGTGGCCAACAGACATGTCGTGAAGTTAGCTGGCCCTTTACAGTTACTGCAGTCTTGGATCTTCTGGAGGTTTCCTACTTTTAGACCATCTGGGTATGATGAGATTAGCTGGCCCCTTGCGTTGAG ATGGTCTGGTTACAATCCTGGGATTAGCAACAAGGGACCTCGGGTACAGATGGCTCGCCTGAAGATAGACTTGTTACAGCCTCGGGAT TTCATATGGATGCCCTATAGCGCACTCGACGTCATCTAG
- the LOC130945758 gene encoding uncharacterized protein LOC130945758: protein MASEDSFLVLVHHRESIKRKTRSGVKFTDKDPLCIIMSPATSYDGLVCSVLGKLGLEGVKRVKKFFYRIPITVLHDTVKYDCFTIGSDEDLQVMFLSRRQFPEVRTRELLAKFVDVVSSSGGSNRNANTIATAAGSSSRPAVASSSVPAVQHVASPSFAVDLAGNVGDEVGYDEHHPTEVQCPPPAGVGERSCDDPDDDEVEPDIIADESGDDVGASDPIRPTGGSSSGTNQYPPHFSSLDLDAMRQDGHLGQLAGFCARDTDGSAGITEFQVGQQFQDKDEALLSVKTYSIRRGVQYKVVESDYHRYVGKCSEFGNGCTWLIRLSLRQRKGIWEVKRYKGPHTCLATSISSDHRSLDYHVIATFIMPMVRADASVNIKVLLNATAAHFGFRPTYRRVWMAKQKAVAIIYGDWDESYNELPRWVLGVQLTMPGTVTVLRTCPVRVGGQVDESQAYFHRMFWTFPPCIEAFRHCKPLVSIDGTHLYGKYGGTLLVAIAQDGNSNILPVAFALVEGENAESWSFFLSHLRQHVTPQPGLLVISDRHNGIKAALEAPDGGWLPPSAYRAFCIRHVAANFALTFKGKDARRLLVNTAYAKTEVEFDYWFDILRSENPAMCDWANRIDYSLWTQYCDEGRRFGHMTTNISECVNSILKGVRNLPVCSLVKATYGRLAELFVRKGREAEAQMGTGQQFSQYLVKCIEANLKTARCFTVTVYDRDNSEYTVAETTPTGSFSLGTYRVSLGSKTCDCGYFQALHFPCPHALSCCAYSRLTWQPYVHQVYRLSSVFGVYQMGFTPPIPEGFWPPYAGPSVIPDPNMRRAREGRPRSTRIRTNMDDADPNRPKRCGFCRQPGHTRRSCPQAAGPSGTAGN from the coding sequence ATGGCTAGTGAGGATAGTTTTCTAGTGCTAGTACACCACAGAGAATCGATTAAGAGAAAAACTCGGTCTGGGGTGAAGTTCACGGATAAGGATCCTCTATGTATTATCATGAGCCCCGCGACTAGTTACGATGGTCTTGTGTGCTCTGTGCTTGGCAAACTTGGTCTGGAAGGAGTGAAGAGAGTTAAGAAGTTTTTCTATCGCATTCCAATCACGGTGCTCCACGATACGGTGAAGTATGATTGTTTCACGATCGGGAGTGACGAGGACTTGCAGGTCATGTTTCTTTCTCGTAGGCAGTTTCCGGAGGTGAGGACACGGGAGCTGTTGGCTAAGTTCGTCGACGTGGTATCTAGCTCTGGTGGGTCGAACCGGAACGCCAACACTATAGCAACGGCGGCCGGTTCGAGCTCGAGACCTGCGGTTGCTTCTTCCTCCGTTCCAGCGGTCCAGCATGTCGCCTCCCCATCGTTTGCTGTTGATCTCGCCGGCAATGTTGGAGACGAGGTTGGATATGATGAACATCATCCGACTGAAGTACAGTGTCCTCCTCCGGCTGGTGTTGGCGAGAGATCGTGTGATGATCCCGATGATGATGAAGTCGAGCCGGATATTATCGCTGATGAAAGCGGCGATGATGTTGGAGCGAGTGATCCGATAAGGCCTACTGGTGGTTCTAGTTCTGGCACAAATCAGTACCCACCccatttttcatctttggatctggATGCCATGAGGCAGGACGGACATCTTGGGCAGCTAGCTGGATTTTGCGCTAGAGATACCGACGGGTCTGCCGGTATAACAGAGTTCCAGGTTGGTCAACAATTCCAGGATAAAGATGAGGCGCTGTTGAGTGTCAAGACGTACAGCATCCGCCGAGGGGTACAGTACAAGGTGGTTGAGTCTGACTATCACCGGTACGTGGGAAAGTGTTCTGAGTTTGGGAATGGGTGCACATGGTTGATTAGGCTTAGCCTCCGACAGCGCAAGGGCATCTGGGAAGTGAAGCGGTACAAAGGGCCGCATACCTGTCTTGCCACCTCCATCTCCAGCGACCATAGGAGCTTGGACTACCACGTGATAGCGACATTCATCATGCCAATGGTTAGGGCTGACGCATCCGTCAACATCAAGGTGCTTCTAAATGCAACGGCAGCACATTTTGGCTTCAGGCCTACATACCGGAGGGTGTGGATGGCCAAGCAGAAGGCGGTAGCAATCATCTACGGGGACTGGGATGAGTCGTACAACGAGCTCCCTCGGTGGGTCTTAGGAGTTCAGTTGACTATGCCTGGCACTGTAACAGTCCTCAGGACCTGCCCGGTTCGAGTTGGTGGACAGGTGGATGAGTCTCAGGCTTATTTTCATAGGATGTTCTGGACTTTTCCCCCTTGTATCGAAGCATTTCGTCATTGCAAGCCGTTGGTGAGTATTGACGGCACCCATCTATATGGCAAGTATGGGGGAACGTTGCTCGTGGCGATTGCACAGGACGGGAATTCCAACATACTTCCTGTGGCATTCGCACTAGTTGAGGGTGAGAATGCTGAGTCATGGTCCTTCTTTCTCTCCCACCTCCGTCAGCACGTGACACCTCAGCCAGGTCTGTTAGttatttcagataggcataacGGCATCAAGGCGGCACTTGAAGCACCTGATGGGGGATGGCTACCTCCGTCTGCATACCGGGCATTCTGCATTCGACACGTTGCAGCGAATTTCGCCCTCACCTTTAAGGGCAAAGATGCCCGGAGGCTTCTTGTCAACACCGCATATGCGAAGACCGAGGTGGAGTTTGACTACTGGTTCGACATCCTGCGCTCTGAGAATCCGGCAATGTGTGACTGGGCGAACCGAATTGATTACTCGTTGTGGACACAATACTGTGATGAGGGCCGGAGATTCGGGCACATGACGACCAATATATCAGAGTGTGTCAATTCAATCCTGAAGGGGGTAAGGAACCTCCCTGTTTGCTCGCTGGTTAAGGCCACATACGGAAGGCTGGCTGAGCTATTCGTCCGTAAGGGTAGGGAGGCCGAGGCTCAGATGGGTACTGGACAACAATTCAGTCAATACCTAGTAAAGTGTATCGAGGCCAACCTGAAGACAGCCAGGTGCTTCACGGTGACTGTTTATGACAGGGATAACTCGGAGTACACCGTGGCTGAGACGACTCCGACAGGTTCATTCTCACTTGGTACGTACAGGGTCTCATTAGGGTCAAAGACTTGTGATTGTGGATATTTCCAAGCACTTCATTTTCCGTGTCCTCACGCCCTGTCTTGTTGTGCTTATTCACGTCTTACATGGCAGCCTTATGTCCACCAGGTCTATCGGCTTAGTTCTGTTTTCGGTGTCTATCAGATGGGATTTACACCTCCCATTCCGGAGGGTTTCTGGCCACCTTATGCCGGGCCTTCCGTTATACCGGATCCGAATATGAGGCGTGCGAGGGAAGGTCGTCCTAGGTCCACACGAATTCGCACCAACATGGATGATGCAGATCCGAACCGCCCAAAGAGATGTGGCTTCTGCAGGCAGCCAGGACACACCCGTCGTAGTTGTCCACAAGCCGCAGGCCCTAGCGGGACTGCTGGGAATTAA